A window of Sulfurimonas gotlandica GD1 contains these coding sequences:
- a CDS encoding OmpA/MotB family protein translates to MGKKKCPECERCLPGWLAAFGDLMSLLLCFFVLLLSMSSMDAKKISEAIGSLSGAMSVLEGGTKTEVSKQRMQQSTPIDSNDESSEAVNRVAQAVIDANEMMEKGHGPAISVEEAQEGFVIELPASLLFKSGSATIENEDALLFLKRVALIVEELPNSMQVSVQGHTDNQGPGNNSVFKDNWELSSARAISVLQELLLDSVDPKRISASGFAEYKPLATNVTEAGREKNRRVELHFYGSKSDQEAKIKRSVLDKATAK, encoded by the coding sequence ATGGGTAAGAAAAAATGTCCAGAGTGTGAAAGATGTCTGCCTGGTTGGCTAGCTGCCTTTGGGGACTTGATGTCTCTTCTTTTGTGTTTCTTCGTTTTACTCCTCTCGATGTCGAGTATGGATGCTAAAAAAATATCTGAAGCTATCGGTTCACTCTCTGGTGCGATGAGTGTTTTAGAAGGTGGAACAAAAACAGAAGTCTCTAAGCAGCGTATGCAACAATCAACTCCAATTGACTCTAATGATGAATCAAGTGAAGCTGTAAATAGAGTTGCTCAGGCTGTAATAGATGCAAATGAGATGATGGAAAAAGGTCATGGTCCGGCTATCTCTGTAGAAGAAGCACAAGAGGGATTTGTAATCGAGCTTCCAGCCTCACTTCTGTTTAAGTCAGGAAGTGCAACTATTGAAAATGAGGATGCACTTCTTTTTCTTAAAAGGGTTGCCCTTATTGTAGAAGAGTTACCAAATAGTATGCAAGTAAGTGTTCAGGGTCATACAGATAACCAAGGTCCTGGTAATAACAGTGTCTTTAAAGATAACTGGGAATTATCTTCTGCTAGAGCAATTTCTGTACTTCAAGAGCTACTGCTTGATAGTGTTGACCCAAAAAGAATCAGTGCTTCAGGGTTTGCTGAGTATAAACCTTTGGCCACAAATGTTACAGAAGCAGGACGAGAGAAAAACCGTAGAGTCGAGTTGCATTTCTATGGAAGTAAATCAGACCAAGAGGCGAAGATTAAACGTTCTGTCTTAGATAAGGCAACTGCTAAATAA
- a CDS encoding ArnT family glycosyltransferase, protein MNLANKQHQNFLFFISFVAILRLTLAPFVGLGVDEAHYVLYALNLDLSYFDHPPLVGWVQYIFTSIFSTSEFGARVAAIIIGFVTSIFIYKLIYDINKNTNQAFIAVLALHASFLFNALFIMLMPDTLLFLLILPIIFTVIEIEKNDRLSTWLLLGLLLGLAGLSKYTAVLFIVPIILYVLLRRRYDLLYTQNIIPSIVLALIIILPVIVWNIQNDWSSFAYQSAHVVGSNSINWNGFASSIGAQFGAYNPFLTPLAFYGLYKALRSENSTIFLTALFGFVMILFFTYASLYKTALPHWSALFYMLFIPIGTFYMLQISKKYLKFAIGFGLLLSIIAYAELGFKFIPLPDHQSLHRDIYGWDEIMKRANEQITDANTEAIAVTNWTLASRAIYYNRNYDSAVYLVDDRDDQFDVWEKEKPLGKDLVIINTHSFEKNINKYMKCSEVIQYNKFDIMLNDSKVNTIQLIRCKNYQGLK, encoded by the coding sequence ATGAACTTAGCAAATAAACAACACCAAAACTTCCTTTTCTTCATAAGCTTCGTAGCCATTTTACGGCTCACGCTAGCTCCTTTTGTCGGCCTAGGTGTTGATGAGGCTCACTATGTACTCTATGCTCTAAATTTAGACCTAAGCTACTTTGACCACCCTCCTTTAGTTGGCTGGGTTCAGTATATATTTACTTCTATTTTTAGCACTAGTGAATTTGGAGCAAGAGTTGCGGCAATAATCATAGGTTTTGTGACTTCTATATTTATATATAAACTTATATATGATATCAACAAAAACACGAACCAAGCTTTTATAGCTGTATTAGCACTTCATGCCTCATTTTTATTTAATGCTTTGTTTATTATGCTGATGCCAGACACTTTGCTTTTTCTACTTATTCTTCCTATTATATTCACAGTCATAGAAATTGAGAAAAATGACAGACTATCTACATGGCTTCTTCTTGGTCTACTTTTAGGCTTAGCAGGTCTCTCAAAATATACAGCAGTTCTTTTTATAGTTCCCATTATCTTATATGTTCTTCTAAGAAGAAGATATGACCTTTTATATACACAAAATATTATCCCATCTATTGTTCTTGCCCTAATCATCATTCTTCCGGTAATCGTTTGGAACATTCAAAACGATTGGTCAAGTTTTGCCTATCAGAGTGCTCATGTAGTTGGAAGCAATAGTATTAACTGGAATGGTTTTGCCAGTTCAATCGGAGCTCAATTTGGAGCTTATAATCCATTTCTTACTCCTCTTGCTTTTTACGGTCTTTACAAAGCACTTAGAAGCGAGAACTCAACTATATTTCTAACAGCTCTCTTTGGTTTTGTGATGATTCTCTTTTTCACTTATGCATCTCTGTATAAGACTGCCCTTCCACACTGGTCAGCTCTTTTTTATATGCTTTTTATTCCTATCGGTACATTTTACATGCTTCAAATATCTAAAAAATATCTAAAGTTTGCCATAGGTTTCGGGCTGCTTTTAAGTATTATTGCTTATGCGGAACTAGGTTTCAAATTTATTCCGCTTCCAGACCATCAATCACTTCATCGTGATATATATGGCTGGGATGAGATTATGAAAAGAGCAAATGAGCAAATCACAGACGCAAATACAGAAGCTATTGCAGTCACAAACTGGACTTTGGCATCTCGCGCTATTTACTACAACAGAAATTATGACTCGGCTGTTTACCTTGTTGATGACAGAGACGATCAGTTTGATGTTTGGGAAAAGGAAAAACCGCTTGGCAAGGATTTAGTCATCATCAACACTCACTCTTTTGAAAAAAATATAAACAAATATATGAAGTGTTCTGAAGTAATCCAATACAATAAATTTGATATAATGCTGAACGATTCAAAAGTCAATACTATACAACTAATCAGATGTAAAAACTACCAAGGTCTTAAATGA
- a CDS encoding purple acid phosphatase family protein: MKNFLKKLLIFLFIAASIYGVGRLILVTYDSYLHVPRAPYAVMQTQDAITIKWQTPEFEVGSLEYGFFSDSMNTKIRDKKQTKKHSITISGLNECTKYYYKVSSDSLDIDNEDRSFKTLCKNADSQKIWVIGDSGEAGKDQDRVYSQMLKHIDKDFNKLDMWILLGDNAYRSGTQKQYNKNMFEPYKELVKRFVPWAIIGNHDDRRWAFYNIWDFPTKGESGGEPSGSEKYYSINNGNLHLVMLDSEMRRIDANSDMVAWLRKDLSKNTKPWVIVALHTPPYTDGGHNSDSDYDSGGRMKKVRENLVPVFDEFGVDLVLSGHSHDYERSKLIAKHTGKGKSFNKQNIVQDAKSCYSKSIKPAKNSGTIYQVCGSSAKLDQANLKHPALPFAFQEMGSIILDITPTTLSSKFINIDGKIMDEFIIKKDNTSCEGKK; encoded by the coding sequence TTGAAAAACTTTCTTAAAAAATTACTGATATTTTTATTTATTGCAGCTTCTATTTATGGAGTTGGCAGACTTATTTTAGTTACTTACGACAGTTATCTGCATGTTCCCAGAGCGCCATACGCCGTTATGCAGACACAAGATGCCATAACCATTAAATGGCAGACTCCAGAGTTTGAAGTCGGCTCGCTGGAATATGGTTTTTTCTCTGACTCTATGAATACAAAAATCAGAGATAAAAAACAAACTAAAAAACACTCTATAACTATTTCAGGTCTTAATGAGTGTACAAAATACTACTACAAAGTCTCATCAGACTCCCTAGATATAGACAACGAAGACAGAAGTTTTAAAACATTATGTAAAAATGCAGATTCTCAAAAAATCTGGGTTATTGGCGATAGCGGAGAAGCTGGAAAAGATCAAGACCGAGTTTATTCTCAGATGCTAAAACACATCGACAAAGATTTTAACAAGCTTGATATGTGGATTCTTCTTGGTGATAACGCTTACAGAAGCGGAACACAAAAGCAGTACAACAAGAACATGTTTGAACCATACAAAGAGTTAGTAAAAAGATTTGTACCTTGGGCAATCATAGGAAACCATGACGATAGAAGATGGGCTTTTTACAATATCTGGGATTTTCCGACAAAAGGTGAAAGCGGTGGTGAGCCAAGCGGTAGTGAAAAATACTACTCTATAAACAACGGCAACTTGCATCTAGTTATGTTGGATAGTGAGATGCGCCGCATTGATGCAAACAGCGATATGGTTGCATGGCTCAGAAAAGATCTTAGTAAAAACACAAAACCTTGGGTCATAGTTGCTCTGCATACTCCTCCGTACACAGATGGCGGACATAACTCAGACAGCGATTATGACAGTGGTGGTCGTATGAAAAAGGTGAGAGAAAACCTTGTTCCTGTCTTTGATGAGTTTGGAGTAGACTTAGTTTTGAGCGGTCACTCACATGATTATGAACGCTCAAAACTCATAGCAAAACATACAGGAAAAGGCAAAAGCTTCAACAAACAAAACATAGTTCAAGATGCTAAGTCTTGCTACAGTAAATCTATAAAGCCTGCAAAAAACAGCGGAACTATCTACCAAGTATGCGGTTCATCTGCTAAACTAGACCAAGCAAACTTAAAACACCCTGCTCTTCCTTTTGCTTTTCAAGAAATGGGCTCAATCATTCTAGATATAACACCGACAACATTAAGTTCAAAATTCATCAATATTGATGGAAAAATAATGGACGAATTTATAATTAAAAAAGACAACACTTCATGTGAAGGTAAAAAATGA
- a CDS encoding phosphatase PAP2 family protein, with product MIFSKKAYIVYILTLVLLMIVSYFTLDIRVAHFFLADANTYEPIGDFISIFGESHWYIGTAVLGYFFFKFYKKNELYQQRFLFLLYINLFSGIISLFSKWIFGRIRPWGMRNGNEDYGFLLFQNWDMSFIEKMKYHFTTLADAPTTYSSFPSGHTTTVFTAFTFLVILFPRYIYIWLSFAIVLSCSRILANDHFVSDIFAGILVGTLSTIFLYSKLRKKIEKLS from the coding sequence ATGATTTTTTCAAAAAAAGCTTATATCGTTTACATACTAACGCTAGTGTTACTTATGATAGTCTCATATTTCACACTAGACATACGTGTAGCTCACTTCTTTCTAGCAGATGCTAATACATATGAACCTATCGGCGACTTTATTAGCATCTTTGGTGAGTCTCACTGGTATATCGGTACAGCAGTTCTTGGTTACTTTTTTTTCAAGTTTTACAAAAAAAACGAACTATATCAGCAAAGATTTCTATTTCTTCTTTACATAAACCTTTTCTCAGGAATCATCAGTCTTTTTTCAAAATGGATATTTGGTCGCATTAGACCATGGGGAATGAGAAACGGCAATGAGGATTATGGATTTTTACTCTTTCAAAACTGGGATATGAGTTTTATTGAGAAGATGAAGTATCACTTTACAACTCTAGCAGATGCACCGACAACATATTCATCATTTCCATCAGGTCACACAACTACAGTCTTTACAGCATTTACATTCCTTGTGATTCTATTTCCAAGATACATATACATCTGGTTAAGTTTTGCTATTGTTCTATCTTGTAGTAGAATTCTTGCAAACGATCATTTCGTAAGTGATATATTTGCAGGTATCTTGGTAGGTACTCTATCTACTATATTTTTATACTCTAAGTTAAGGAAAAAAATTGAAAAACTTTCTTAA
- a CDS encoding lysylphosphatidylglycerol synthase transmembrane domain-containing protein, translating to MKNTIKLIITIVMFYFLFQYVDFQNLIAILAKSHGGTILIALLFQLGSTYVAAYRWRLIMKLLVFNESVSYYVKSYFKASFFNQVLPSSIGGDAVRIIDLTQKGYDKKDAFYGVFVDRVVGLVGLLVLNLLATIIFFGTFDKEFSLLIILITIGGISGFTLLFHLEKIKFLAKYKGLDLFHRLARRLNNLYADRTILYKHIAISVGVHLLTVLSLYALALSIDFHISFQTFLIAIPPVFLLTIVPISLAGWGIREGAMVGIFMLVGADETKVLAMSILYGLLLIIASIPGSYFWVKSKRTT from the coding sequence ATGAAAAATACAATTAAATTGATTATAACTATTGTTATGTTTTATTTTCTATTTCAATATGTAGATTTTCAGAACCTAATAGCTATTCTTGCTAAAAGCCATGGCGGAACAATCCTTATTGCCCTTCTCTTCCAGCTTGGAAGTACATACGTTGCAGCCTACAGATGGCGACTTATCATGAAACTTCTAGTTTTTAACGAAAGTGTCTCTTACTATGTAAAAAGTTACTTTAAAGCTTCATTTTTCAATCAAGTATTACCTAGTAGCATCGGTGGAGATGCTGTTCGTATTATTGACCTTACTCAAAAAGGTTATGACAAAAAAGATGCTTTTTATGGTGTCTTTGTGGATAGAGTAGTGGGACTTGTTGGTCTTTTAGTTTTAAACCTTTTGGCAACAATTATTTTCTTTGGGACATTTGACAAAGAGTTTTCACTTCTTATCATACTTATCACTATTGGTGGGATAAGCGGATTTACACTTCTATTTCATCTTGAGAAAATAAAATTTTTAGCAAAGTACAAAGGCTTAGATCTTTTTCACAGACTAGCCAGAAGATTAAACAATCTATATGCAGACAGAACTATTCTATACAAACATATTGCTATCTCTGTCGGAGTACATCTTCTCACAGTTTTATCTCTTTACGCACTAGCTTTAAGCATCGACTTTCATATTTCGTTTCAAACCTTTCTAATAGCGATTCCACCAGTATTTCTACTTACTATAGTTCCTATCTCACTTGCAGGCTGGGGAATAAGAGAAGGTGCTATGGTCGGTATCTTTATGCTAGTAGGAGCAGATGAGACAAAAGTTTTAGCTATGAGTATTCTTTACGGATTACTGCTCATAATAGCTTCAATCCCAGGTTCATACTTCTGGGTAAAAAGTAAAAGAACAACTTAA
- a CDS encoding ArnT family glycosyltransferase: MLELLYKQPKRNAYILIIAMAFFSAIYNAFLPLHGDEAYYWMWSHHLQAGYYDHPPFIAYMIYLTNFISQAEWGVRLVNVFSLSVSAVYIFRLTSEIFDEKIALNSVLIFSSVILVHAGYIITTPDSPLILFYSITLYYSYKAIFYGKTIDYALTGIMLGLMMLSKYTAILFVFSLLLFILLKRRDILLSANFYLAIILSLIVISPMLWWNYQHDWISFVFQLGHGSTDTFEIDTDYFFEFLGGQFGTFSPVFAGVLFYFLIKDRLFYKDDKLLFLSLSTVVVLLFFFYKSLFTRMELNYTAPAYVAGAIITAYLFEHYKLIKTFKVGLVIAIILTIIGRFAFLFYLEIVQDRMYGNREAVQLLQTHAKEGDSFYGDHLTIVAYLKFYLKGHPETDLAVPSRFSQYDMWREKEFLKDGLVLTRDPEQKNLEAKYSDVKLIDTITVKKGITKTKTLYIYRVANVK, encoded by the coding sequence ATGTTAGAACTTTTGTACAAACAACCAAAAAGAAATGCTTATATTCTCATAATAGCCATGGCTTTTTTCTCCGCAATCTACAATGCTTTTTTGCCGCTTCACGGAGATGAAGCATACTATTGGATGTGGAGTCATCATCTTCAAGCCGGATACTACGACCACCCTCCTTTTATAGCTTATATGATCTATCTTACAAATTTTATATCTCAAGCAGAATGGGGAGTACGACTTGTTAATGTCTTTTCTTTAAGTGTCTCAGCTGTATATATTTTTAGACTCACATCTGAAATATTTGATGAAAAAATTGCATTAAATTCGGTACTTATATTTTCGAGTGTAATATTAGTTCATGCCGGTTACATCATAACCACACCAGATTCACCGCTTATTCTATTTTATTCTATTACCCTATACTACTCTTACAAAGCAATATTTTATGGGAAAACTATTGATTATGCGCTTACTGGAATCATGCTTGGGCTTATGATGCTGAGTAAATATACAGCTATTTTATTTGTTTTTAGTTTATTGCTTTTTATACTTTTAAAGAGAAGAGATATTTTACTGAGTGCAAATTTTTATTTGGCAATTATTTTATCTCTTATTGTGATTTCTCCGATGCTTTGGTGGAATTATCAACACGATTGGATTAGTTTTGTCTTTCAGCTTGGACATGGTTCAACAGATACATTTGAAATAGATACAGATTACTTTTTTGAGTTTCTTGGTGGTCAATTTGGCACTTTCTCCCCAGTATTCGCTGGAGTTTTGTTTTACTTTTTAATAAAAGACAGACTTTTTTACAAAGATGACAAACTTCTCTTTCTATCTCTCAGCACTGTTGTAGTTTTACTGTTTTTTTTCTATAAAAGTCTATTTACAAGAATGGAGCTGAACTACACTGCTCCTGCTTATGTAGCTGGAGCAATAATCACTGCTTATCTCTTCGAGCACTATAAACTTATAAAAACATTTAAAGTCGGTCTGGTTATAGCTATAATTTTAACTATTATAGGTCGTTTTGCATTTCTCTTTTACCTAGAGATTGTTCAAGATAGGATGTATGGCAACAGAGAAGCAGTCCAACTTCTTCAGACACATGCTAAAGAAGGTGACAGTTTTTACGGTGATCACTTAACTATTGTCGCATATTTAAAGTTTTATCTAAAAGGTCATCCAGAGACTGACTTAGCAGTTCCAAGTAGATTTTCACAGTATGATATGTGGAGAGAAAAAGAGTTTTTAAAGGATGGTTTAGTTCTTACAAGAGACCCTGAGCAAAAAAACTTAGAAGCTAAATATAGTGATGTAAAACTCATTGATACTATCACAGTTAAAAAAGGTATTACAAAGACAAAAACTCTATATATCTATAGAGTTGCCAATGTCAAATAA
- a CDS encoding motility protein A: MDLGTVVGIVLILALLLGAMSMGVGVGAYIDIPSVLIVVGGSIGALMVSYKPTQMKSFTKIFMVAIKPTIEDEVELIKKLVDFATKARKDGILALESEVNSEPNEFLKKGLSMAIDGSEPDTIRELLEIDMEQTSERHKINGSIFSNWAALAGAMGMVGTLIGLVAMLLNMADPSAIGPSMAVALLTTMYGAIIGNVFGTPIAIILGIRNDEETLVKEMILSGIMSIQSGDAPRVLEAKLLAYLAPKDRVSQFD, from the coding sequence ATGGATTTAGGTACGGTTGTTGGTATAGTTCTGATTTTAGCTCTTCTTCTTGGTGCTATGTCAATGGGTGTTGGTGTCGGTGCATACATCGATATTCCATCTGTTTTAATTGTTGTTGGTGGTAGTATTGGTGCCTTGATGGTGTCATATAAACCAACACAAATGAAATCTTTTACTAAAATTTTTATGGTAGCTATAAAGCCAACTATAGAAGATGAAGTTGAGCTTATTAAGAAGCTTGTAGATTTCGCTACAAAGGCTAGAAAAGATGGTATCTTGGCTCTAGAGAGTGAAGTTAATTCTGAACCAAATGAGTTTTTAAAAAAGGGTCTTTCCATGGCGATTGATGGAAGTGAACCTGATACAATTCGTGAACTTTTAGAGATAGATATGGAGCAGACAAGTGAGCGCCATAAGATAAACGGTTCTATCTTTAGTAACTGGGCGGCCCTTGCAGGTGCTATGGGTATGGTTGGTACACTAATCGGTCTTGTTGCGATGCTTTTAAACATGGCTGATCCATCAGCAATTGGTCCATCAATGGCAGTTGCCTTACTAACCACGATGTATGGTGCGATTATCGGTAATGTTTTTGGTACACCAATAGCTATAATTCTTGGTATCAGAAACGATGAAGAAACTTTAGTAAAAGAGATGATTTTATCTGGGATTATGTCTATACAATCAGGAGATGCTCCAAGGGTACTTGAAGCTAAATTGCTTGCTTATTTAGCTCCTAAAGATCGTGTGAGTCAGTTTGACTAA
- the glmU gene encoding bifunctional UDP-N-acetylglucosamine diphosphorylase/glucosamine-1-phosphate N-acetyltransferase GlmU → MNKDQISIVILAAGKGSRMKSPKAKVLHSICGKPMLYHIIKSSLEISDDITVVVAHQKDAVIEQIGSFFENIHFVIQDAENFPGTGGAMMSINPQHEKVLVLNGDMPLITSDALQGFLGTDADIIMSIFDLQDPDGYGRVIIEDGQVQRIVEQKDASIYELKVTSVNAGIYAFSKSVIEKYIPLLSNDNAQKEYYLTDVVSMARADGLNISPLLVDEEKFKGVNSKKDLSDAEIIMQNKIKTHWMNAGVIMQLPSTIYIEEGVTFEGECIVENGCRLTGNTLIKESHIKAGSVVEDSIVKNSDVGPLAHIRPASYLEDTHIGNFVEVKKSSLKGVKAGHLSYIGDAQIDEGTNIGAGVITCNYDGVKKYQTIIGKNVFVGSDSQLVAPVQIEDDVMIAAGTTVTSGKIEKGSLALSRTKLRTVKDFYYKFFSK, encoded by the coding sequence ATGAATAAAGACCAAATAAGTATAGTTATTTTAGCTGCTGGAAAAGGCAGCCGTATGAAATCTCCAAAGGCAAAAGTTCTTCACAGCATCTGTGGAAAACCTATGCTTTACCATATCATCAAATCTTCTTTAGAGATCTCTGACGATATCACAGTTGTTGTTGCTCACCAAAAAGATGCAGTTATAGAGCAGATTGGTTCTTTTTTTGAAAACATTCACTTTGTAATCCAAGATGCAGAGAACTTTCCTGGAACTGGTGGAGCTATGATGAGCATAAACCCTCAGCACGAAAAAGTATTAGTCCTAAATGGAGATATGCCTCTAATAACTTCAGATGCACTGCAAGGTTTCTTGGGAACAGATGCCGACATAATCATGTCTATATTTGATTTGCAAGATCCGGATGGCTATGGTCGTGTTATCATCGAAGACGGACAGGTTCAGCGTATAGTCGAGCAAAAAGATGCATCTATATATGAGCTAAAAGTCACAAGTGTAAATGCCGGTATCTATGCATTTTCTAAAAGCGTAATAGAAAAATATATCCCCCTTCTCAGTAACGATAACGCTCAAAAAGAGTACTACCTCACAGATGTTGTCTCTATGGCTAGAGCTGATGGATTAAATATATCTCCGCTACTTGTAGATGAAGAGAAATTCAAAGGTGTGAATTCTAAAAAAGACCTTTCAGATGCTGAAATTATTATGCAAAACAAGATAAAAACACACTGGATGAATGCAGGCGTTATAATGCAGCTTCCTTCAACTATCTACATCGAAGAGGGAGTTACTTTTGAAGGTGAGTGTATAGTTGAAAACGGCTGTCGTCTGACTGGGAACACTCTCATAAAAGAGTCTCACATCAAAGCTGGAAGTGTTGTAGAAGATAGCATTGTTAAAAACTCAGATGTAGGGCCACTTGCACACATTCGCCCTGCTTCTTACTTAGAAGATACTCACATAGGAAACTTTGTTGAAGTTAAAAAGAGTTCTCTAAAAGGTGTAAAAGCAGGACATCTGAGCTACATTGGAGATGCACAAATCGATGAAGGAACAAATATCGGTGCAGGTGTTATCACTTGTAACTATGACGGAGTCAAGAAATACCAGACTATCATCGGTAAAAATGTTTTTGTAGGAAGCGACTCTCAGCTAGTCGCTCCTGTGCAAATTGAAGATGATGTTATGATAGCTGCAGGAACTACGGTTACTAGCGGCAAAATAGAAAAAGGCTCACTTGCTCTTAGTAGAACAAAACTTAGAACTGTTAAAGACTTTTACTACAAATTTTTTAGTAAATAA
- a CDS encoding glycosyltransferase family 9 protein encodes MNIDTMRNIDHYAGVPLTFLGTIIKKTVDFFVPPKKIKPKNVLLIELSEMGSAIIVDPAMRKIKANIEGELYFVIFSKNKVSLQLLETVKEENIYTIDESSIFNLATSALGFLSWCRKNEIDSVIDLELFSRFTALLTATCGAVNRVGFHAFHNEGLYRGDFLTKKVSYNAHQHIAKNFISLVDALLSEKQELPFTKRIIPDDEIIIAKATISDEEQTDVRAVISQMYEGFDKEKHPVILVNSNASDLLPQRRWDKENYGDVIKLILDYNSDAVILLTGAPAEKDGAQLLADYVGSERCINFAGAVKFLQLPALYSVSKFMLTNDSGPAHFASITDMHTFVLFGPETPALYSSLGPTTPIYAGMSCSPCVSASNHRKTPCTDNQCIQIITPEWVFNTLKPKLDELSK; translated from the coding sequence ATGAATATAGATACAATGAGAAATATTGACCATTATGCCGGTGTACCACTAACATTTTTAGGTACTATTATTAAAAAAACTGTTGATTTTTTCGTACCTCCTAAAAAGATTAAACCTAAAAATGTACTTCTTATTGAACTATCGGAAATGGGTAGTGCTATCATTGTTGATCCTGCTATGAGAAAAATAAAAGCGAATATTGAAGGTGAGCTATATTTTGTAATTTTTTCTAAAAACAAGGTAAGTCTGCAACTTCTTGAGACTGTAAAAGAAGAAAATATCTACACTATTGATGAGAGTTCAATTTTCAACCTTGCAACAAGTGCATTAGGCTTTTTAAGCTGGTGTCGTAAAAATGAGATTGATTCTGTTATAGATTTAGAGCTGTTTTCTCGTTTTACTGCACTTTTAACTGCAACTTGTGGAGCTGTTAACCGTGTAGGTTTCCATGCGTTTCACAACGAAGGTCTTTACAGAGGTGACTTCCTGACTAAAAAAGTTTCTTACAATGCTCACCAGCATATTGCTAAAAACTTCATCTCTTTAGTTGATGCACTTCTAAGTGAAAAACAGGAACTTCCATTTACAAAAAGAATCATTCCTGATGATGAGATAATTATTGCTAAAGCTACTATCAGCGATGAAGAGCAAACAGATGTAAGAGCTGTAATATCTCAAATGTATGAAGGCTTTGACAAAGAGAAACATCCAGTTATTTTAGTAAATTCAAATGCATCTGATTTACTTCCTCAAAGAAGATGGGATAAAGAGAACTATGGTGATGTAATCAAGCTTATCCTAGATTACAATTCAGATGCTGTTATCTTACTAACTGGTGCTCCGGCTGAAAAAGACGGTGCACAACTTTTAGCTGACTACGTAGGTAGTGAGAGATGTATTAACTTTGCAGGTGCTGTTAAATTCTTACAGCTTCCAGCACTTTATAGCGTAAGTAAGTTTATGCTTACAAATGACTCAGGACCGGCTCACTTCGCATCTATTACTGATATGCATACTTTTGTTCTTTTTGGACCTGAGACACCGGCACTTTACAGCTCACTTGGGCCAACAACTCCTATCTATGCAGGTATGTCTTGTAGTCCATGTGTAAGTGCATCTAACCATAGAAAAACGCCATGTACAGACAACCAATGTATACAAATTATTACTCCTGAGTGGGTATTTAACACTCTAAAACCAAAGCTTGATGAACTTAGCAAATAA